A single Saccharolobus shibatae B12 DNA region contains:
- a CDS encoding phytoene desaturase family protein, with the protein MIDVAIIGGGHNGLVTAAYLAKAGLKVAVFERREIVGGASITEELWQGIKVSTGAYVLSLLRPKIIEELKLREFGLKVYLKDPGLFLPFENGKKLYIWSSLEKTKKEIEKFSKNDAKNYEKWVKFWDVFAEMADFLMLNPPPHIDEAKNLLDMFKGNVNEELALSFLRTFIQDAKSLLDEYFETDEVKSALAEDSVVGTFASPSTPGTAYVLAHHVIGEVNGVKGAWGYVEGGMGGVTQALKRSAEHLGVEIYTNAEVDEILVKNGKVKGIKLKSGKIINAKIVVSNADPKTTFFKLLRNAELEEDFIRRVRSLKNIGISFKIVGYLEELPDFGNGKSLLPEHVASELIMPNMKYIEKAYDDARTLGYSREPWLSINIQSSVDPTVAPQGKFSFSIFGQYLVYDIKKNDEMKDKIAEITFEKIREFAPNFKPIKYEVLTPLDIERRFGINGGNIFHLDMTPDQLYFFRPLIGYSDYKTPIKGLYLCGSGTHPGGGVTGAPGYNAHVKILEDLRKGIYK; encoded by the coding sequence ATGATAGATGTAGCAATTATTGGTGGGGGGCATAATGGACTAGTCACAGCAGCATATCTAGCCAAGGCTGGACTAAAAGTGGCTGTATTTGAGAGAAGGGAAATAGTAGGTGGTGCGTCGATTACTGAGGAGTTATGGCAAGGTATCAAAGTTTCCACTGGTGCTTATGTGCTTAGCCTATTGAGACCTAAGATAATAGAGGAATTAAAACTAAGAGAGTTTGGATTAAAGGTTTATTTAAAAGATCCGGGATTATTTTTGCCATTTGAAAACGGTAAAAAATTATACATTTGGTCAAGTCTAGAAAAAACTAAGAAAGAAATAGAAAAGTTCTCGAAAAACGATGCAAAGAATTATGAAAAATGGGTTAAATTCTGGGACGTATTCGCTGAGATGGCAGATTTCTTGATGTTAAACCCTCCTCCACATATAGATGAGGCTAAGAACTTACTTGATATGTTTAAGGGAAACGTGAATGAAGAATTAGCGCTAAGTTTCTTAAGAACTTTCATACAAGATGCGAAATCATTACTTGACGAGTATTTCGAAACAGATGAAGTTAAGTCAGCATTGGCAGAAGACTCTGTAGTAGGAACCTTTGCCTCACCCTCAACTCCGGGAACGGCATATGTGCTTGCTCATCATGTTATAGGTGAAGTAAATGGCGTGAAAGGAGCTTGGGGTTACGTAGAAGGAGGAATGGGAGGTGTAACTCAAGCTCTTAAAAGATCAGCTGAACACCTTGGGGTTGAGATTTACACTAATGCAGAAGTTGATGAGATATTGGTAAAAAATGGAAAGGTAAAAGGTATCAAACTGAAAAGTGGAAAAATAATAAACGCTAAAATTGTCGTTTCAAATGCTGATCCTAAAACAACGTTCTTTAAACTTTTAAGAAATGCTGAGTTAGAGGAAGATTTCATTAGAAGGGTAAGATCTTTGAAAAACATTGGTATATCATTTAAGATCGTTGGATATTTAGAGGAATTACCAGATTTTGGTAATGGCAAGAGCCTATTACCAGAACATGTAGCTTCTGAATTGATAATGCCAAACATGAAATACATAGAGAAAGCTTATGACGATGCTAGAACATTAGGATACTCTAGGGAACCTTGGCTTTCCATTAACATTCAGTCCTCCGTAGACCCTACAGTAGCCCCTCAAGGTAAGTTCTCCTTCTCCATATTTGGGCAATATTTGGTTTACGATATTAAGAAAAATGATGAAATGAAAGATAAAATTGCTGAAATAACTTTTGAGAAAATTAGGGAATTTGCACCTAATTTCAAACCTATTAAATATGAGGTTTTAACACCATTAGACATTGAGAGGAGATTTGGAATTAATGGAGGGAATATTTTCCACTTGGACATGACTCCAGATCAATTATACTTCTTCCGGCCATTAATAGGTTATAGTGATTATAAAACGCCAATAAAGGGACTTTACCTTTGTGGATCTGGGACTCATCCTGGTGGAGGTGTTACCGGCGCTCCTGGTTATAATGCTCACGTTAAAATTCTAGAAGATCTAAGAAAAGGTATTTACAAGTAG
- a CDS encoding AAA family ATPase yields MIEPVLNLAIIFISLAVLVIILMKIFGKSTAKFAYSDKALQLQNKSQKKKVEIEDKKITWDDIGGYEDAKKEIREYIELPLKNRDVAMKYGLKPPKGMLLFGPPGCGKTMMMRALANESKLNFLYVNISDIMSKWYGESEARLRELFNNARKNAPCILFFDEIDTIGVKRESHTGDSVTPRLLSLMLSEIDGLHSEDGVIVVGSTNVPQMLDKALLRAGRFDKLIYIGPPNKEARKQILQIHCKGKPLAEDVDFDKLAEITERYSGADLANLCQEAARKVASEAIEKGTDRKITMADFIELIKKYKPSITLQMIEDYEKFRLDFERRVRKGEEENELEEKLTLNDIGGYNEIKTELKELLELQLYHYKLLEQLKVPPIRGILLYGPPGVGKTMMAKALAKTLNVKLIALSGAEIMYKGYEGAIAAIKEVFNRARENKPAIVLLDELDAIASKRNYKSYTDSSKIVNQLLTEMDGIRSLKEVVVIGTTNRLKAIDPALLRPGRFDKIIHMPLPNREERLDILMKYIGKEECEKVDCGFLAEQTEGYSGADLSALAREAKMKVLKSILRGESNRTLTKEDLIEALNKIHPSVKKRLSKRSSSKSDHEIQ; encoded by the coding sequence TTGATAGAACCCGTACTTAACTTAGCGATTATATTTATTAGCTTAGCAGTACTAGTAATCATACTCATGAAGATTTTTGGAAAATCTACTGCTAAATTCGCCTATTCCGATAAAGCTTTACAATTACAGAATAAATCACAGAAGAAAAAAGTCGAGATAGAGGATAAAAAGATAACCTGGGATGATATAGGGGGATATGAGGATGCTAAAAAAGAGATAAGAGAATACATAGAATTACCCTTAAAAAATAGGGACGTGGCAATGAAATATGGCTTAAAACCACCTAAAGGGATGTTATTGTTTGGCCCACCAGGTTGTGGAAAAACTATGATGATGAGAGCATTAGCTAACGAATCTAAATTGAATTTCCTCTACGTTAACATAAGCGATATTATGAGTAAATGGTATGGAGAAAGTGAGGCTAGATTAAGGGAGTTGTTTAATAATGCTAGAAAAAACGCTCCATGTATCCTTTTCTTTGATGAAATAGATACAATAGGCGTTAAAAGAGAGTCACACACTGGCGACTCTGTAACACCTAGATTATTATCCCTAATGTTATCGGAAATTGATGGATTACATAGTGAAGATGGAGTAATAGTAGTAGGGTCTACCAATGTTCCTCAAATGTTAGATAAGGCATTGCTCAGAGCTGGCAGATTTGATAAATTAATTTACATTGGTCCACCTAACAAAGAGGCTAGGAAACAAATTTTACAAATACATTGTAAAGGGAAACCGTTGGCTGAAGATGTGGACTTTGATAAATTAGCTGAAATTACTGAGAGGTATAGTGGAGCGGATTTGGCTAATTTATGTCAAGAGGCAGCGAGGAAAGTCGCATCTGAAGCAATAGAAAAAGGTACAGATAGGAAAATAACTATGGCAGATTTCATTGAGTTGATCAAAAAATATAAGCCTAGTATAACGCTACAAATGATAGAAGATTATGAGAAATTCAGACTTGATTTTGAAAGAAGGGTACGTAAAGGAGAAGAGGAAAATGAGCTAGAAGAGAAATTAACTTTGAATGATATAGGAGGCTATAACGAGATAAAGACTGAATTAAAAGAATTGTTAGAGTTACAATTATATCACTATAAATTATTGGAACAATTGAAAGTTCCTCCAATTAGGGGAATATTACTTTACGGACCCCCGGGTGTAGGTAAGACCATGATGGCTAAGGCATTGGCTAAAACACTTAACGTCAAGTTAATTGCGTTAAGTGGAGCTGAGATTATGTATAAAGGGTACGAGGGTGCAATAGCAGCAATTAAGGAAGTATTTAACAGAGCGAGAGAAAACAAGCCCGCAATAGTTTTATTAGACGAGCTAGATGCAATTGCATCTAAAAGAAACTATAAGAGTTATACAGATTCTTCAAAAATTGTTAATCAACTGTTAACAGAGATGGATGGAATAAGAAGTTTGAAGGAAGTAGTTGTAATAGGGACTACAAATAGATTAAAAGCCATAGATCCAGCCCTATTGAGACCAGGCAGATTTGATAAAATTATTCATATGCCACTTCCAAATAGGGAAGAGAGGCTAGATATACTAATGAAATATATTGGAAAAGAGGAATGCGAAAAAGTAGATTGTGGATTTTTAGCAGAGCAGACGGAAGGTTATTCAGGGGCTGACTTGTCTGCATTAGCGAGAGAGGCTAAGATGAAAGTGTTAAAGAGCATCTTGAGAGGAGAAAGCAATAGAACGTTAACTAAGGAAGACCTAATAGAGGCACTTAATAAAATACATCCATCAGTTAAGAAAAGATTGAGTAAACGTTCTTCATCAAAATCTGATCACGAGATACAATAA
- a CDS encoding inositol monophosphatase family protein, translated as MIDLVNKIAISATKYLNEIKDEKDLDKVVGFHSGDTTRVIDKKSEEYIFQLLNDTGLKFKFVSEESGVIIPSNGYDYIALIDPLDGSNNFVLGVPWYSISVAIYGKSAKGLLDSLGGFVSHISIDKIYLYDTSTAYLNGSPLKIEMIGNSPSNVVITYFDERGIDKTLKILSVLKGYKIRSFGSASLDMILTCIGKAKLYFDIRGKLRNIDIAASANFCKRLNSIPSTLNGKEISIGIDDIYKIDEIIVSRDQILMKNVYSIFS; from the coding sequence CGCAACGAAATATTTAAATGAGATAAAGGATGAAAAAGATCTAGATAAGGTAGTTGGATTTCACTCGGGAGACACTACACGAGTAATTGATAAGAAGTCTGAGGAGTATATTTTTCAGTTATTAAATGATACTGGACTAAAATTTAAGTTCGTTTCTGAGGAATCCGGTGTTATAATACCATCAAATGGTTATGATTATATTGCGTTAATCGACCCATTGGATGGCAGTAACAATTTTGTACTTGGTGTACCGTGGTATTCTATATCAGTGGCTATTTATGGCAAAAGTGCAAAAGGTTTGTTAGATTCGCTAGGGGGATTCGTTTCACATATTTCAATTGATAAGATATATTTGTACGATACTTCTACTGCATATTTGAATGGATCTCCCTTAAAGATTGAAATGATTGGCAATTCGCCCTCAAATGTTGTAATTACGTATTTTGATGAGAGAGGCATAGATAAGACATTAAAGATTCTCTCAGTTCTAAAGGGATATAAGATTAGAAGCTTTGGTAGCGCATCATTAGATATGATTCTAACTTGCATTGGCAAGGCAAAATTATATTTTGACATTAGAGGAAAGTTAAGAAACATTGATATTGCAGCTTCAGCCAACTTTTGCAAAAGATTGAACTCTATTCCGTCTACATTGAATGGTAAAGAAATAAGTATTGGAATAGATGATATATATAAAATAGATGAAATTATTGTATCTCGTGATCAGATTTTGATGAAGAACGTTTACTCAATCTTTTCTTAA